The Solenopsis invicta isolate M01_SB chromosome 12, UNIL_Sinv_3.0, whole genome shotgun sequence DNA window GCTACTCCTCTGCTAAAGACTTCAGACCGATAAGTCTGACTTCGTTTCTCCTGAAGACTCTGGAGAAATTGGTCGACGCGTATGTAAGGGACGTTGTCCTCCTGCGGCGTCCCTTGCACTGCGCGCAGCACGCGTACCGCATGGGCTACTCCACGGAGACGGCTCTTCATGCGACCGTGTCGTTTATCGAGGGGCAACTGGAGAGGGGCGGTTACGCGGTGGGCACCTTCTTAGACATAGAGGGTGCTTTTAACAACACCCCGCACAAGGTGGTGTGTGAAGAAGCGTTGCACAGGGGTGTGCCGGAGAAACTCGTAGAGTGGATCCGTGGCATGCTAGGACGGCGAGTTGTAGCCTCGTTGGGAACAACGAGGGTCAGTGGATGGGTGGAGAGGGGATGCCCCCAGGGCGGGGTACTCTCTCCACTGCTATGGTGCCTGGTGGTGGATGGGACTTGAGGGACTGAGTGAGAGGGGCTTCTTCGTGCAGGGCTACGCTGACGACGTGGCTCTGCTAGTGCAAGGACCCTTTCTCGGGCCTCTCTTGGAGCTCATGCAGAACGCACTGGGAACAGTGGAGCGGTGGTGCAGGGGGACCGGTTTGTCAGTAAATCCGCTGAAAACGTGGCTCGTTGTTTTCACTCGCAAATATAAAGTGGGCACTATAAAGGGGCCCATCTTTGAAGGTACAAGGCTAATCCCAACTGAGTCAGTGAAATATCTAGGAGTGATCCTGGATAAGAAGCTGTCCTGGAGGGAACATCTTGAAAGCCGCTGTAAGAGCTTGTGCTCCTACTTCTGGATGTGCAGGAGAATCGTGGGCCAGACGTGGGGGCTGAAGCCCAGGATGGTCTGTTGGATCTACACTGCAATACTTCGACCCAGGCTCACCTACGCAGCAGTCGTGTGGTGGCCGAGGgcgcggaagaaagcggcggtggcggcgctcGAGCTCATCAGGGCTCTGATTTTAAGAGGGGCCCTGGGTGCAATGCGAACCACGCCGGTGGCAGCCATAGGCATTTTGCTCGGGATTGAACTACTTCACCAGTGGAGTCGGCGGCGATCGCCGCACACCGACTGGCCTGTGAACTGAAGTGGAAAGAGGGGACTGCGCATACTAAGTTCCCCAGCGGCGTGCTGACCAACTCCATCTTCAGAATGAGGCAAGACAGGATGCCAGCAGTTCGGGCCCTGGACAGGCGCTTTAAAGTGCAGGTCACAGGGCTCGCGAACGAGATTGAACCTGGAGCATCGGTTCAGGCCTGGAACGGGGACGTCTGGTTCACATATGGCTCCAAGACGGGTACGAGCTCCGGCGCGGGCATTGTTTGCCGACAGAGGAGGGAGGCAGAAAGCCTGCCCCTGGATGGGTACGCCACGGTTTTCCAGACGGAGATCGTGGCAATCCTGAGATGTGCCCAACTGGCCCTGGAAGTGAAGGAGACAGGTGGGCGCGTGAGAATATGTTCGGACAGTCAAGCTGCCATCAAGGCACTCGAAGCTCCGATTTACACCTCGCGGCTGGTCTGGGACTGCAGAAATGCACTGGAGAAGCTGGCGGAAGACAAAGGAGTTATCGTGACCTGGGTCCCCGGTCACTCGGGGATTGAGGGCAACGAAGAGGCCGATCGGCTCGCCAGGGCAGCATCAGGAATGGAAGTGTTCGGGCCGGGACCGGTGCTGGGGGTCCCTTTCTGCCTTGGCAGGGAGAGGCTTCGGGCTTGGCTGCGGAACGAGCACCTCGAGTTTTGGAAAAACGAGCTGAGGACCAAGTGTCGACAGGCCGGGGCTCTGCTGGGGGAAACACCCAGTGAGGACCTAGGTCGGGACATAAGGTCCTTGAGCAGAAGGGACGCCAGGCTAGTGGTGCAAATACTGAATGGCCATGGAGCCCTCAATTACCACATGCGCAGGCTGGGCCGTTCCGATACGGCCGAGTGTAGGGCCTgtggggaggaagaggagacaagtctccacatACTTTGCGACTGTCCGGCCTACGCGGGGCTGAGACTAAAACTACTAAGCTCGGCATTTCCCGAGCCAGGGCAAATTAGCAGGCTGCCTATGAGGGACCTGAGTCTCTTCTGGAGGGAATCGGGGCTCCCATAGGCAGCAAACGACTGGAGGGTGGCACAATGGACAATAGTCTGCGTGCCGTAGGCGGATCTTCGATCCGAGGACCGCCCCCTCAGtcttcattatcattatcatatcttagaaaataaaatttcaaaagtgaACTTTTCGTTGTGATATCTCTGTCCATAGAACAcagatagataaaaataaaaacattttcattatagaaCTTTACCCATtgtttgagagtatttagaacttgatcgattcagaaattattgagatatgataatctcgtgtgcttgTAAGTTGATGActcgtgtataatatttgtttttaataaaaaaatgcaatcataacacgtgctaagtataaacgttattgtatattaaataattataaactaaataattataacatgtttaaattttaagttttgtgtagattttggttatataaaaaacataaaagagttgtacatatgggtatcaattacaaaaatgtgatattaatgtatactaccattaatgataattttagagaCATTTACCCTATcaggaaataatatttttaaaatgttttttaaatatttaaaagacattataatgaagaatatatatatacatatatatataacgtataatatatatatataaaacattaaaaaacattgtctactgataacgtaataataaatcaaatcatattctatttttatttattcataatctgtcatcaagaacatgatctgtcatttgtcatcgtgaactgtattattcttaatcataaatgtataatttttgaaattcttattatttatatttacccacatagcacgtaatatttctgtgatatcacagaatcattgcaatatcacagaaatattacatattatagtgaaatatcacagaaatattactgtgatattacacagtgataatgacattgaaatattctactgatatcacagaaatatcacagaaatattactgtgatattacacagtgataataacattaaaatattccaatgatatcattgcaatatattgttgcaatatttaattccaaagaacaaggtaatgtcaaatgacgtttttattatgtcttattaatgcaacgtcactatctctttgattaatttcgatatttttagtatccttaatattcttggtaatttcggtatcctatagaagaaatcaagttacaaataaaataattatgtctttgccctttcgtggaataaaagtgaaagttaagaaaaaaaattaattaactttattattagtttagatatttacttagtttatccctcaaactgtatatatgtataaactataatgtacgttcttctatgtaatctatcaatttaattattgctttacaactcgatcaataatgattttattaaaaaattacagaaaaacctttgtatttgttttattgccatttataatttttacaggagcacaaaaatcgattttaatttttaaaaatttttatcataaggtatttaaaaaaaaaatgtttacaaaatgttttgttaatacacatttaatattcacttggcaataaatatttcaaagtatatttagaagtttttgaaaaaaatatacatttttatgtcgtttaatatttactgctcggtacattattttgtgaaatagtttattcattaattttgattagactattaaacattacagtaaaaggtttttcaagttttttaaaatataaaatttccaacaaatttttctttagatttcatttttttttcaactctattaaaaaatatgattatatatattctatcattaattaggtattttataatgttcattaattatatgtatgtatataatgttgcggctccggtcaccgaccgtcacaacatacgacgaaacaagtgaGCGCATGCACAGACGCTATGCGATCCCgtcgtgtgtataagactccacgcaaacaagtgagtgctggcaccaccgctaggtggccgcgccgctggagaccttctcgtgagtcaagtgcagccacaggtgttatatctagatgccactgcggccgaccgagctgactcaccacgactcactagctcacacttcagtgagattttaaagaaaatcgttgcttgttgtaatttggaaacgaatactcgttctaatttttttcccaatgtgacgtcccttgaaaaaaaggttgataaacttgttttaatgaaCTGATTTTTGATCAGTAacggattatattttgtcagttaactgataaaacatcatcagttactgatcagtaatcagtttattgaaacaagtttatcaacttttttttcaaggggtacgtgtggaacgctgttttatattttaacatgtaaataaaattttatatttttacatgtaaataatattttgtattgttatttaatcttgaacataaattaaaattataattcaaattgaatcttttttaacaaaaatgaaaaaggatacaagagatttttttttgtaaattaaacatttattacgtttacattattgtattgttttaataaatataattatttttttctatgtctaatatatattacatataacaatataaaaataatattaagaataacaataaaaataaaataaagtaaaataatttatttatttaatctcttgcaatattatttaaatatcacataaacatcacagaaatattttgaaatatgacagtaatattactatgaaatatcacagtaatattacagtgatgcgttttcgcggacattttgatattactgtgatatcacagtaatatttcgtgatatttctgcaatatttcatttgtaatattgcaatgtaaaagtgatattgctgtgatatcactgcaatattacgtgctatgtgggtagttatatgtaaacatgaaattaaataaatggcgcgcgcttgtgttgttctagtatttaaaaaaatcaagaaattcaaaactgctcttctattattaattaaattaaaattgaacacaagaaattgtaacaaaacgcccctccacctcgcgcgcactgccactccgctccgtccacccgaccaatacaccggcagaacgccacgtgcgcgcaccagGCTAACCTGTCGtgacgatcacgcggcagcacgcgcgccgcccgtggcgttcggcaacgttcccactccggaCCAGcagaccgagcgcgcggattggtccgcccaactgtgcgttcggatatataagctggcagtgggaacgccgagtcagatcttcccggtccgccgaatccgacaggtcgagaatcctcgaccgcactccgactcccaagaggacgagaatactcgcctcatcccgactcccctcgacgagaatcctcgtcgttccggctagccgagtatcctcggctaatcctgccataccgaataccgtacacagccaatcacggcgagcatcctcgccgtgctccgtagtcgagtatcctcggcgaatcaccgtccacgacgagcatcctcgtcgagtccgcaggctgggtatccctggCCAATTACAttcgtcctctccctcagggaagattctcttgtaacctaaagcctcgtcagggcatccgcgtcctgacgagaccttcgcctcattttgcacgaggcggctcgggcgaggcgcggaatcgccgccgtcgctccgatcccgcattccgcggctccccgatcaccccggacaccgtgtccgtttcaaaccacgcgattagTTAAGTAAGATTTCGGTAGTTTTAACGATTCCGTCAGTATTATCGCGGTTCTAGTAATCcagttcttattatgtttcttttgtaagttagaattattttctttgtcacATCGCCGTTTCATTCGTATTCTCGCGGTTATTATAATTCTTGTCGTGTGATTCAATCtcggctctcgcctagcgttcTCGTTATTCCACGCGTCACCGTGCGTTTACCGTTACCGACGCTCGAAATTCTGACCGCTCAGCGGCGACTGGTCGTACGCGACCACCGCGAGCCAAccgcgtccccgcttaggctgggtccacttgtcacgaggcgttagactCAATAAGCTATGCAACTACATGTAACCACCGCatctaaataaagatttatttttgtcaactaaataccgagtgcgattattccaccgaacccgaccaatccggcgagcttatccgcaaccgtatcctgacactTACCgcaaccgcacgaaaaccaccagcgttacaagagatatataacaatttaaacacttaatttgacgtttttaaaacaatcattataaaattttatgacaaaaatattttctttgttcataaaaataaacatagaaatttgaattcggagaagtatataaaatcacacaaataaatataagcactaagacctagctgcgaccgaagaaggcttttttactatcattgtgttgttacactatcggtccaataacgtatttatattataaatagaaattttaatttaataatagaagagaatttttgaatatcttaattttttgaaaaataattttgtattaaataattaaaaacgatttaaaaattttataagtataatgaACAAAACTGGAATAGACAGCATCTCAAGAAATCTTATTGGCTTACGTAATccactaaaaatttcaaaagagcattacaaagtaatatttaaaaatgcagcaAGATACCCTTGTTCTCTTAGGTTccatataattttgatgaaagtATTAGAATATAGGTGCACATTTGCATATATTGATACATAAtccacaaaaacaattttatacccagatagcacaaaatatttataaaatatttactaaatatttataatatttattttaatattgtataaacatttatcaaaacatttaataaatgttaattatatttagttataattcTAGTTCTCTCTCATAGACATCTAGCAGCGCtaagtttttgtacattaaaaattttttatttcaataaaattttcacattttctttcttttttaattctttgaaattaaatattatatattccattgaaacttattaaaattgaatacatcCATTTgggttaaaatagaaaaatttttcaatggaaatacaaacataagtactacttgaattttgttttagaaaaacttaataatatcaCCACTTGGATTAGACTGCTTTTGTACTGGgttagcataaaaaaatttttctattaaaatacaaaaatattaccacttgggttttagagaaagaaaaataaatatttaaggtgcctttattatataacatttacttcaaaataatatatgctctttataattggcgcaatttaaagatttcacacatttttttgaatacataCCACTTAgattagaataggaaaatttttcaatgaaaatacaaagtatattgtaatatttcgattttgtagaattagcagatttaattttgcagatttaaagttaaacgtaattaccacatggggtaacataaaaaattttttctgttaaaatacaaaaacacttgggttttgaagaaaaattaaagataagctgcgcgcacacacatattTTGTTTGTGcctgtttttatcttttttttgaaaatattatattacaccacataatcccaatgagtaaaacaatatttctatattttaaaaaacagtttttgcaaaaaattccattcttagaaatttttttcggaaattccgaagcggtcacccatccaagtcgcgaccaatattttagaaaatattttaacaatatttttgataaagatttttataatctttttccatcatatatataaaatatgtataaaatatttttataatatttataaaaaatatttttgacaaatatttattaacatttatcataaatattgtgtgctaccTGACTATGAcgctaatagcgtttttcattgagaaaactagtgcgcactgaatgtgcacttgctgcaggtaattgggcgtttccgttggcaccgtcatcgcgcgaaccgaaacgtccaattgccagcggcgagtgcacactcagtgcgcattagttttcccaatgaaaaacgctataagcgTCCTGACCCTCCCCACAAGGAAAATTCGGAGGCCATCTGTTCAACCACGCCTTTGTGGCTGTTGCTAACCTGGCCGTCCCGGCCATTAATACGACCAAATGTATGTAAGTGAAAGAGAGAACCACAGAACATAGAGATGTATGTTAAATTTTGGGATAGGCAATGCCTGCTTTGAAAGTGGCGTCTTCGccagtatattataattaactcttcatctattaataaatctgcctaaaaaacattaaaaatgtaaaagaaagcgccaagtatatttttgttacaatataaaaCCAAACCAAACCAACCAAACTGCaatgaataaaatcaaatagtAAAAACCTTTTGACATTACAACACAGCGAGTCACGCAAGTTTAGTTTCACGCTAGCACGAGAGTTGCACTCACTCGGCGACGTAGGTGCGAGCGAGCGCGCAATGTCTTACGCACTCCGCGACGACTGGTTGCgggcgcgagagagagagagcactaGATTTGCACTCGCTCGGCGACGTAGGTGCAAGCCCGTGCGACGTCCTTTACGCACTCCGCGGGAGCGCGATGCCACCTGCCACCAACGAATTACCTTGAGTGCACTCTTCAGAGGATAAATTCGGGCGTACGCGATATACGGCCGCACCGGAGAATTTTCTAAGTCGAACTGACTTATTTCGGCGTTCAGAGCGCGCACAGGAATGCGAGAAAATCGGTGGGACCAATCGGAGCTCTGATCTGGTGATCCATTATCTCCTGTTTACGCATTCCTGCCCCACACAGCACGAAAGTTTTCtacgaaaattttattgataggTTACAAAAAAAGCTTTCAAAAAGGGGTTACTGATAGAAAtgcaaaacattacaaaaaccTTTCATGAAAACTTTTTCCGAAAACTTTAAAACACCTTACAAAAACATTtccaagaaatatttaaaaaaaaaagaaagaatacatgaaatatcataaaaacattttaggaactattcaaaaaatattttagaaaacattaaaaaatggttatttgaaatatttcataatatactctactcaaaagaaaatagggaacactttccagacaccaaaaattaggctattttcaaatgactgtaactcggtgaaaaatcatcgtagataaaaaataaaaaaagctttgaagcttgaagatccaactttaacgctctatcagcagattttcaaaattcttttaacttccttgtcttatgcagtaaaaaagcacaccctgttttgttccttaaaatttcgtatttttgacactttgcagctcgaccaacaaatttttttcgaacaattcaagtaaagcttcataaactacaacattttgcctacaaaatgctttttttaaaatttctctacgattttttttgaccgagttacgctactttgaagctaaacctgcattttttacaaatgatatccgtactccgtgaaaaatcatcgtagacaaaaaatcaaaaaaccattttaaagctcgaagttccagctttaacatgctgttaatggttttcaaaaattttctcaatttcttagtactatgccccaaaaaagatacactgttttttccttaaaataacgtatttttaacagcctgtagctcaataaaaaaatttttctcgacaaatccaatgcaagtaccataaagtatgacattttctctacaaaatgctttttttaaagttttctctacgattttttttgaccgagttacaagactttgaagatatacattttttacagtacatttttccgaaaaatgacgtctaccgccgacattagcattacccaatgtgcaccacgtggaggttgtcggtcggatttttgcacatcgtgtgtgtgtgagtgtgtgtgtgtgtgtgtgtgtgtgtgtgtgtgtgtgtgtgtgtgtgtgtgtgtgtggatgtatgtatcacagcagagataaggaccccgcagttcgtcacttctgcagtatttaatgactccaaaccctctctgctgtgtgtgtatgcgctcgcgcgcatgagagttcaatagtgtgtattt harbors:
- the LOC120359226 gene encoding uncharacterized protein LOC120359226 produces the protein MRQDRMPAVRALDRRFKVQVTGLANEIEPGASVQAWNGDVWFTYGSKTGTSSGAGIVCRQRREAESLPLDGYATVFQTEIVAILRCAQLALEVKETGGRVRICSDSQAAIKALEAPIYTSRLVWDCRNALEKLAEDKGVIVTWVPGHSGIEGNEEADRLARAASGMEVFGPGPVLGVPFCLGRERLRAWLRNEHLEFWKNELRTKCRQAGALLGETPSEDLGRDIRSLSRRDARLVVQILNGHGALNYHMRRLGRSDTAECRACGEEEETSLHILCDCPAYAGLRLKLLSSAFPEPGQISRLPMRDLSLFWRESGLP